Below is a window of Euzebyales bacterium DNA.
TGACGCCACCCGCGCCGCACACGACGACGGGGCCGAACGTCGGGTCGTCGGTCACACCGACGAGCAGTTCGGGGCCGGCGGCGACCATCGGCTGCACGAGGAACGCGTCCAGGTCGTGGTCGGCGGCGGCGACGGCGCGACGGATGTCGGCTGCCGCCGCGGTGATCTGTCCGTCAGTCGAGAGGCCCAGCCTGACGGCGCCCACGTCGCTCTTGTGCACGAGTCCCTCCGCGACGGCCTTCAGTGCGACCGGTCCGCCGATCTCGTGCGCTGCCGTGACGGCGTCCGCGGCGGTCGCCACGGTCCGCCCGCGCACGAGCGGGATGGCGTAGCAGTCGAACAGCTGGGCCACCTCGTCGGGGGTCAGCCACCGTCCGGTTGCGCGGTCGCCCATGACACGAGCCAGCAGCGCCGATGCCTCGTCGTGGCGCAGCCCCGGCGGTTCCACCACCTCGACGTCGGGCCTGCGCCGTCGTGCGGTATCGCGTGCGACGTGGCCCAGCGCCCGCACGGCGTCCTCAGGGAAGGCGTAGGTCGGGATGCCGGCCTGGTCACGCAGCAGGTCCTGCGCCGCCGCGGCCGACGACATGAACACCGACAGCACCGGCACCCGGCCGTCGAGCCCCGCCGCAGCCTCCTGCATGGCCGCGGCGACGTCGGTCGGGTCACCCGCGAGGGGCGGGATGTAGATGGCGATCAGCGCGTCGACCTCGCCGGATCGACCGACCGTGGAGATCGCGCGTGCGTAGTCGTCGGCCGAGACGGGCGCCAGCGTGTCCACCGGGTTGTCGATCGCCGCCTCCGGAGGCAGGAAGCGGCGCAGCTCCTCCAGCGTCCGCGCCGACAGGCTGACGACCTCGAGACCCTCCGCGACACAGGCGTCGGCGCACAGGATGCCCGGACCCCCCGCGTTGGTCACGATGCCGACGCGGCCACCGACCGGCTGGGGCTGGTTGGCGAGCAGCGTCGCGACGTCGAACAGCTCCGACAGCGTGTCGGTGCGCACGACCCCGGCCTGGCGGAACAGCGCATCCACGGTGCGGTCCGATGCCTGGAGCAGCGCGCCGGTGTGGGACGCCGCGGCTCGAGCTCCTGCGGAGGAGCGTCCGCTCTTGACGGCGACCACGGGCGTGGTCCGCGTCACCCGTCGCGCGATGCGGGAGAACTTCCGTGGATTGCCGAAGGACTCCAGGTACAGCAGGATCACGTCGGTCCGGGGGTCGGTCTCCCAGTAGTGCAGCAGGTCGTTGCTCGACAGATCCGCCTTGTTGCCGATCGAGACGAACGACGACAGGCCCAGTCCCAGCTCGTTGGCATGGTCGATGATGGCCAGGCCGAGCGCACCGCTCTGCGACAGGAAGCCGACCCGACCGGCAACCGGCGCGTACGGTCCGAACTGGGCGTCCAGCCGCACCGCCGGGTCGGTGTTGACGACGCCCAGGCAGTTCGGTCCCACCAGGCGCATGCCCGCCTGACGGCAGACCGCCAGCAGCTCGCGCTGGCGGTTCGCGCCGACGTCATCGGTCTCGGCGAAGCCGGCCGACAGCACGACCAGCGCACGGACCCCGACCGTGGCGCAGTCGACCGCCGCGCCGACGACGGCGTCGGTGGGCACCGCGATGACGGCGAGGTCCACCGGGCCGGGGACGTCGCGCACCGACGGGTACGCCGCCACCGACTGGACGACGTTTGCCGCAGGGTTGACCGGGTAGACGGGGCCGGCGAACCCACCCGACAGCAGGTTGTGGAACACCTCGGCACCAGGCGTGCCCCGGTCGCGGGACGCGCCGATGACGGCCACCGACGTGGGCGCCAGCACGTGACGGACCGCCGCAGCCGCCGCCGTCTGCTCACGGCGCTCGAACTGGCGGCGTCCGTCGGCCGTCGGCCGGGTGGGGAACTCGATCTCGATGTCGCCCGGCACCGCGTGGCGGGTGATCGCGAATCCGCTGTCCCGCAGCACCACCAGCATCCGGTGGTTCTGTGGCAGGACGTGTGCCGTGAACACCGCGACGTCCCGGTCGGCCGCGACCTCGGCGAGGCGCTCCAGCATCAACGTGCCGAGACCGCGGCGCTGGTGTGCGTCGGCGATCGTCAGGGCCACCTCAGCACGGTCGGCCCCCGTGCGCTCCCGCTCGAAGCAGCCGTGGGCGATGATGTGCCCGTCTGCGCCGGTCGTCGCGACGACCGCGTAGCCGTCGGCCACCTCGGGGTGCGCCGCCAGCCACGCGCTCCGCTCGACGTCGACCGCGCCCGAGAAGTATCGCAGCAGGCGCGACTCGGGTGACAGCTCGGCGAGGAACGTCTGCAGGTCCGCGACATCGTCGGCCTCGACACGGCGGATCCGCACCGTTGAGCCGTCGCGGAGCACCGCGTCGACGTGCTCGCCGGTCGATCTCATGCCCGCCAGCGTACGACCGGGACACCGCCCGCCGTCGTACGAGCGCTCACCCGCGCGGGGAGCCGGTGCCGTTGCCGCGGTCCCGCGCGGCGTCG
It encodes the following:
- a CDS encoding GNAT family N-acetyltransferase produces the protein MRSTGEHVDAVLRDGSTVRIRRVEADDVADLQTFLAELSPESRLLRYFSGAVDVERSAWLAAHPEVADGYAVVATTGADGHIIAHGCFERERTGADRAEVALTIADAHQRRGLGTLMLERLAEVAADRDVAVFTAHVLPQNHRMLVVLRDSGFAITRHAVPGDIEIEFPTRPTADGRRQFERREQTAAAAAVRHVLAPTSVAVIGASRDRGTPGAEVFHNLLSGGFAGPVYPVNPAANVVQSVAAYPSVRDVPGPVDLAVIAVPTDAVVGAAVDCATVGVRALVVLSAGFAETDDVGANRQRELLAVCRQAGMRLVGPNCLGVVNTDPAVRLDAQFGPYAPVAGRVGFLSQSGALGLAIIDHANELGLGLSSFVSIGNKADLSSNDLLHYWETDPRTDVILLYLESFGNPRKFSRIARRVTRTTPVVAVKSGRSSAGARAAASHTGALLQASDRTVDALFRQAGVVRTDTLSELFDVATLLANQPQPVGGRVGIVTNAGGPGILCADACVAEGLEVVSLSARTLEELRRFLPPEAAIDNPVDTLAPVSADDYARAISTVGRSGEVDALIAIYIPPLAGDPTDVAAAMQEAAAGLDGRVPVLSVFMSSAAAAQDLLRDQAGIPTYAFPEDAVRALGHVARDTARRRRPDVEVVEPPGLRHDEASALLARVMGDRATGRWLTPDEVAQLFDCYAIPLVRGRTVATAADAVTAAHEIGGPVALKAVAEGLVHKSDVGAVRLGLSTDGQITAAAADIRRAVAAADHDLDAFLVQPMVAAGPELLVGVTDDPTFGPVVVCGAGGVTVELLNDVSVRLTPLTPEDASEMVHDLKTFPLLDEYRGAPKADVAAVEDLLVRVSSLAEHQSVVAELDCNPVVVDQHGAVALDARVLVRPTAPAGTV